Genomic window (Gadus chalcogrammus isolate NIFS_2021 chromosome 3, NIFS_Gcha_1.0, whole genome shotgun sequence):
CGTCGTACCACCTCCCCCTCAACGTCTACGTCATTGTACTCGGGATCGGACTCTTCGTCTTCATGCTCAGCCTCATCTTCTGCTGCTACATcttcaggtgggggggggggggggggggggcttcatcTCCAGGTGGGGGGGGCTACATCTTCAGTTTGGGAGCTACTTCTTCAGGTGGGGgagaaattctctctctctctctctctctctctctctctctctctctctctctctctctctctctctctctctctctctctctctctctcctctctctctcctctctctctctctctctctctcctctctctctctctctctctctctctctcctccctcctctctctctctctctctctctctcctctctctcctctctcctctctcctctctctctctctctctctctctctctcatatatccatccctatgtctctctccccccccccccccaggttgaAGCAGCAGGGGCCCAGGGAGCAGTTCAGCTACAACGAGGTACGTCGTCGCGGCAACGACTCACACCAAGTAGCCGGTTAAACGTTACACCGAGAGAACCGTTGCACCAAGAGAACCGTTACACCGGGAGGAGAAACGTTAAACCGCGCCACCGGGACAACCTTgacctcctctactcctctactcctccctcctctactcctctactcctctactcctctactcctctactcctccctcctctactcctttactcctccctcctctactcctccctccactactcctctactcctctactccactacttctccctcctctactcttccctcctcctccctcctctactcctccctcctctactcctccctcctcctccctcctctactcctccctccactACTCCTGTACTCCActactcctctactcctccctccactACTCCTGTACTCCActactcctctactcctcccatctctactcctctactcctccctcctctactcctctactcctccctcctctactcctccctcctctactcctccctcctctactcctccctcctctactcctccctcctctactcctctactcctccctcctctactcctccctcctctactcctctactcctccctcctctactcctctactcctccctcctctactcctctactcctccctcctctactcctccctctactcctccactcctccctcatctactccactactcctccctcctctactcctctactccactactcctccctcctctactcctcctctactcctccctcctctactccactactcctccctccactactcctccctcctccctcctctactccactactcctctactccactactcctcctctactcctccctcctctactcctccactactcctccctcctctactcctccactcctccactcctcctctactcctccctcctctactcctccactactcctctactcctccctcctctactccactactcctccctcctctactcctcctctactccactactcctccctctactcctccctcctctactcctctactcctccctcctctactcctccactactcctccctcctctactcctccctcctctactcctcctctactccactcctccactactcctctactcctccctcctctactccactactcctccctcctctactcctccctcctctactcctctactccactactcctccctcctctactcctcctctactccaaTACTCCTTTACTCCtatactcctccctcctctactcctccctcctctactccactAATCCTCTACTccactactcctccctcctctactccactactcctccctcctctactcctccctcctctactccactactcctccctcctctactcctcctctactcctctactcctccctcctctactccactactcctccctcctcctctactcctccactactactcctctactcctccctcctctactccactactcctccctcctcctctactcctccactactcctccctcctctactcctctactcctccctcctctactcctccctcctctactcctcctctactccactactcctccctcctctactcctcctctactccactactcctccctcctccctcctctactcctctactcctccctcctctactccactactcctccctcctctactcctccctcctctactccactactcctccctcctctactcctccctcctctactccactactccactactcctccctcctctactcctcctctactcctctactcctcctctactccactactcctctactcctctactcctccctcctctactcctccactcctcctctactcctccctcctctactcctccctcctctacccctcctctactcctccctcctctactccactactcctccctcctctactcctccctcctctactccactactcctccctcctctactcctcctctactccactactcctccctcctccactactactccctcctctactcctctactcctctactccactactcctccctcctctactccactactcctccctcctctactcctccctcctctactcctcctctactccactactcctcctctactccactactcctccctcctctactcctcctctactcctctactcctccctcctctactactcctctactcctccctcctctactcctctactccgccctcctctactcctctactccgccctcctctactcctccctcctctactcctcccccccctcctctaatGCGGTGTTTATCACAAACTCTATTCTGCTCGGTTTTCTTTTCCCGCTCAGTTGGCAGACGCTACGCTACGCTACGCTACGCGACGCACGGCCCACATGCCGATAACATCGCCACACAGATTGCTGCAGTAATCAATATATTGTTGGACGATCCCATAACGATACGATTCATCATGCAGGACTAATGACCGATACAAAATGACCGTGAAAAGGTTAAATGCTGGAGTTCTGTCTTAGAGGGGGCATTGTGTGATGAGCCCTTAGAAGCccttttgaaaatcggcctcttctttCCAGATCACAGCTAAGTGggcacgcccacttgtgatgtcacaagaggcagattttccaaaaaaattaaaaggatGTTAATATTTGGCGCCAGCGTATCGATTGTTGTATTGCACAAAGAAGGTTGACGATATATCGCCATCGACATTCTGTCCCACCCCTAGTAGAGTGGTCCCGACACGGGGACATGTCTGAAGTGTTTGGCCCCGCCCACTGTGACTCAGCATTAAAGCAGGGCTCTGATGCCTTCATAGCACCCCGACACCTCCGTACAGCACCCAGCGAGCACCCCCACACCTCCGTACAGCACCCAGCGAGCACCCCCACACCTCCGTACAGCACCCAGCGAGCACCCCGACACCTCCGTACAGCACCCAGCGAGCACCCCCACACCTCCGTACAGCACCCAGCGAGCACCCCCACACCTCCGTACAGCACCCAGCGAGCACCCCCACACCTCCGTACAGCACCCAGCGAGCACCCCCACACCTCCGTACAGCACCCAGCGAGCACCCCCACACCTCCGTACAGCACCCAGCGAGCACCCCCACACCTCCGTACAGCACCCAGCGAGCACCCCCACACCTCCCTGacaccctgtccctctccctgcccAGGTGGTGCTGAAAGGAGCAGGCAAGAAGCTGAGCCTACTGGGGGTGAGtggcccgtctcccccctcctctagTCCCCCctcctctagtcctcctcctgggggtgagtggcccgtctcccccctcctgggggtgagtggcccgtctcccccctcctctagTCCCCCCTCCTCTAGTCCCCCCTCCTCTAGTCCCCCTCCTGGGGGTGAGTggtccgtctcccccctcctggtgGTGAGtggcccgtctcccccctcctgggggcgagtggtccgtctcccccctcctggtgGCGAGTggtccgtctcccccctcctggtgGCGAGtggcccgtctcccccctcctgggggcgagtggtccgtctcccccctcctggtgGCGAGTggtccgtctcccccctcctggtgGCGAGTggtccgtctcccccctcctggtgGCGAGTggtccgtctcccccctcctgggggcgagtggtccgtctcccccctcctggtgGCGAGTggtccgtctcccccctcctggtgGCGAGTggtccgtctcccccctcctggtggcgagtggcccccctcccccctcctgggggtgagtggtccgtctcccccctcctggtggtgagtggcccccctcccccctcctgggggTGAGTGGTCCGTCTCCCCCCCTGCCGCTGGGAGGGACTCGGGTGTTTgtacctgttcagagttcacctggactctgcatggCCTGCATGGcctgcatgcccccccccccccccccaacacaccagTCTTGCGcccttattgtgtgttgtacgtccttaaaacagtacttagcattgtgtatcaCCTTACCCTGgctatctgtgttgtgtacggggaatgggttaacctagtgatggttagtgcttggcacttggttctatgaacatccttaatgtaGACACATTATTATAATTCAGACAATttgacttattgtaagtctggataaaagcgtctgctgaacccctaaatgtaaatgtcaacgTACTTTTAAAGGGCGTCTGACTTCCTCCATTCCTTTTGTTAATAAGAGCGTAGGAGTTTTGTTCATGcgagtgtcacacacacacacatacactcagaggACCCCCTTGAGTCGTAGTTGTCCTGTTGCGGTCATTTCCCGCTGTATCTGCGTGTGAAAGCGTGACCCACGGTATTAACCGAaccaggggagggagaaagagacagaagttGAAGACTGGACGTTTCTCAttctatgatgtgtgtgtgtttgagaatgtaacacacacacacactcatcatagATTGAAAAGTGCCAAGTCGTCAGCAagcgtttgtttttctttcatttgtcGATACTAGTAAGCCTTTTTagtgagagaaaaaaacatgatTGGACTATATATGCTGATAGTTCTCAGCAtcgttaaaatattttttttatagtgtgtgtgtgtgtgtgtgtgtgtgtgtgtgtgtgtgtgtgtgtgtatgtgtgtgtatatatatatatatatatatatatatatatatatatatatatatatatatagaaaagaagaaaagggtTAGGTGATGGTTGCCATCATCACACTACAATAATGATTCACTATTTCATCAATAACACCGGAAACCATCCGATGGTTTCCTCTGCACGCCCGGTGACACAGAAAGGAGCGAAGTACAGAAGAACTCGGACACTAAACAGGATGTTTGTTCGCAGCAAACGTGCGCGGTGTGTCTGGAGGAGTTTAGGACCCGGGATGAGCTGGGCGTCTGTCCCTGTTCGCATGCCTTCCACAAGAAGTAAGTGACGCAAATCTGTGGTTTCCTATTAATAAGGAAAAATAAGGAATCTCAGCTGTGCGACGGGAATGCCCTGCCCTGGTTTTCCAGCAGGGTGACCAGTTGTCGCTTCGCTAATCCTTCTGCTTTGGGTAACATTTAAATGAAAGAAATGAGCAAGCAAATGCTTCTCACGTGTGCCTGGTGCTTCGTGGCCTCAATATTTAATGAGAAACTATTCCAAAAGCACGCCAGCTGTGATCATACTTTGTAGTTAGTATAGTTTATATAATTCGAAGTAAGTAAATAACATCTTGACGTCATTCAGAAGCGCAGCCACAACTgccgccaccagagggcgctaaTGGGAGCATGTATATAAAACGAGTTTAAGTGCCACTCTAATCCAGAGTGTTGTCTCTAAGTGTTGTCTCTAAGCCCCGGTCTGTCCCTGCAGGTGCTTACTGAAGTGGCTGGAGATCCGCAGCGTGTGTCCGATGTGCAACAAGCCCATCCTCCGCCTGCAGCCGGAGCCCCCACCGGAGGCCAATCAGGACGGGCCCCTGGACCCGGAGGAGGTCTAGACCAATCAGGAGGGGCCCCTGGACCGTAGGAGGTGTAGACCaatcaggggaggagggggcgtagCCACCAGGACCAGGCTCCACCTCTTAAGAACAGGAGCATTCTAATGATTCCAGATGAGATGCTTTCCATCTTCTGGATTTATCTTTGTTGATTGGATCGAGTGGCACCTCTTAGCGctggtctccatggtgaccCCAGATACGGACACGCCCTCCTGGACTTTACCTTCATTGACCAAATACACAAAAGACATCGATGGACTGGGAGGAGACGGTTGTGGATCTCGTCCCAGTGATGGACTGGGAGTATCGTTGGGACAACCCAACAGGACCTgtagggagaggggtggggggatatAGGACTGTGGTTGTCTTTAtaactcggggggggggggggggttaaagagGTGGTATgacgccaccaggtgtgagtgatcAGCCGTCACAAGCCTGTATCTGTGTTttatcacaagtgggcgtgtctagCTAAACGTACGCTgaatcagcctaccagcctacccagcggCAGATGTTGCTGCTCGTCCATCCATCTAGGTggtcacgcccacttgtgatgtcaccagaACAAAGGAAAAGGCGGGTTTTCACTGTGGCGACGTCACGTCACGCTTTAACATCATCAGCCAG
Coding sequences:
- the zgc:175214 gene encoding RING finger protein 122, producing the protein MTSEPIFPSEPVFPSYHLPLNVYVIVLGIGLFVFMLSLIFCCYIFRLKQQGPREQFSYNEVVLKGAGKKLSLLGQTCAVCLEEFRTRDELGVCPCSHAFHKKCLLKWLEIRSVCPMCNKPILRLQPEPPPEANQDGPLDPEEV